From Desmodus rotundus isolate HL8 chromosome 10, HLdesRot8A.1, whole genome shotgun sequence, one genomic window encodes:
- the CNIH4 gene encoding protein cornichon homolog 4 isoform X1, translating into MEAVVFVFSLLDCCALIFLSVYFIITLSDLECDYINARSCCSKLNKWVIPEVVGHSVVTVLMLVSLHWFIFLLNLPVATWNIYRFIMVPSGNMGVFDPTEIHNRGQLKSHMKEAMIKLGFHLLCFFMYLYSMILALIND; encoded by the exons ATGGAGGCGGTAGTGTTCGTCTTCTCACTCCTCGACTGCTGCGCGCTCATCTTCCTCTCAGTGTACTTC ATAATTACATTGTCTGATTTAGAATGTGATTACATTAATGCTAGATCATGTTGCTCGAAATTAAACAAG TGGGTGATCCCAGAGGTGGTCGGCCACAGCGTCGTCACCGTGCTGATGCTCGTGTCGTTGCACTGGTTCATCTTCCTTCTCAACTTGCCTGTTGCCACTTGGAATATCTATCG GTTCATTATGGTGCCGAGCGGTAACATGGGAGTGTTCGATCCGACAGAAATACACAATCGAGGGCAGCTGAAGTCGCACATGAAAGAAGCCATGATCAAGCTTGGTTTCCACTTGCTCTGTTTCTTTATGTATCTTTATAG
- the CNIH4 gene encoding protein cornichon homolog 4 isoform X3 yields the protein MEAVVFVFSLLDCCALIFLSVYFIITLSDLECDYINARSCCSKLNKWVIPEVVGHSVVTVLMLVSLHWFIFLLNLPVATWNIYRNTQSRAAEVAHERSHDQAWFPLALFLYVSL from the exons ATGGAGGCGGTAGTGTTCGTCTTCTCACTCCTCGACTGCTGCGCGCTCATCTTCCTCTCAGTGTACTTC ATAATTACATTGTCTGATTTAGAATGTGATTACATTAATGCTAGATCATGTTGCTCGAAATTAAACAAG TGGGTGATCCCAGAGGTGGTCGGCCACAGCGTCGTCACCGTGCTGATGCTCGTGTCGTTGCACTGGTTCATCTTCCTTCTCAACTTGCCTGTTGCCACTTGGAATATCTATCG AAATACACAATCGAGGGCAGCTGAAGTCGCACATGAAAGAAGCCATGATCAAGCTTGGTTTCCACTTGCTCTGTTTCTTTATGTATCTTTATAG